A DNA window from Methanobacterium sp. contains the following coding sequences:
- a CDS encoding MarR family winged helix-turn-helix transcriptional regulator translates to MKPDEITHETIFKMMVQFLRITKKFNELEKMSIDVGNGEKLYPSEFHVIVAVGSGYENNVTGLSKRLEITKGAVSQVVNKLQDKGFINKERNKDYGKEIILSLTEKGQNAFKIQDNFHKKMEGEFINHLEMFTPEQIDSFLQILPKIEEYIDTFLKNKK, encoded by the coding sequence ATGAAACCAGACGAAATCACTCATGAAACCATATTTAAAATGATGGTTCAATTCTTGAGGATCACAAAGAAGTTCAACGAACTGGAAAAGATGTCCATAGATGTTGGAAATGGGGAAAAACTTTATCCTTCTGAGTTTCATGTTATAGTGGCTGTTGGAAGCGGATATGAAAATAATGTTACTGGATTAAGTAAAAGACTTGAAATTACAAAAGGCGCTGTTTCACAGGTTGTAAATAAACTTCAAGATAAAGGTTTCATAAATAAGGAACGAAATAAGGATTATGGGAAAGAGATTATCTTATCTTTAACTGAAAAGGGGCAAAATGCATTTAAAATTCAGGATAATTTCCATAAAAAGATGGAAGGGGAGTTTATAAACCATTTAGAAATGTTTACTCCTGAACAAATTGACTCTTTTCTCCAGATTTTGCCTAAAATTGAAGAATATATCGATACCTTTTTAAAGAATAAAAAATAA
- a CDS encoding GNAT family N-acetyltransferase, with amino-acid sequence MSIKTAVKDHFASAPISRHLKNHFDYLHGFSGMKLDYQDENLLMRKFTVQDEDNCAELFKEVFSAYPWYDNWVSLEQARTYLIELIENPVFDGYVAYNGLSLVAVCFGHKRSWWVGKEFFMDEFYVRNESQGNGIGTRMMDYIKKQLIEEEYTRLVLLTNKGIPAEEFYIKNGFYNNSDRTVMVTELEKGI; translated from the coding sequence ATGTCCATAAAAACAGCAGTTAAAGATCATTTTGCAAGCGCTCCAATTTCAAGGCACTTGAAGAATCATTTTGATTATTTGCATGGATTTAGCGGTATGAAATTAGATTATCAAGATGAAAATCTTTTAATGAGAAAATTCACAGTTCAGGATGAGGATAACTGTGCCGAACTGTTTAAAGAAGTGTTTTCAGCGTATCCATGGTATGATAACTGGGTATCTTTGGAGCAGGCAAGAACTTATTTAATAGAATTAATTGAAAACCCTGTTTTTGATGGATATGTTGCATATAATGGATTAAGTCTGGTAGCAGTTTGCTTTGGCCACAAGAGGTCATGGTGGGTGGGAAAAGAATTTTTCATGGATGAGTTTTATGTGAGAAATGAAAGCCAGGGAAACGGAATTGGAACCAGAATGATGGATTATATTAAAAAACAGCTTATTGAAGAAGAGTACACGCGTTTGGTTTTATTAACCAATAAAGGGATACCTGCTGAGGAATTTTATATTAAAAATGGATTTTATAATAACTCGGACAGGACTGTTATGGTTACAGAGCTTGAAAAAGGAATATAA